TTATCTGGCTTTTTCAAATTTGACAATTATCAGATTCTGTATTGGATTGTTTTTCATTGAGTGGTTtaattgttctttctttttttgtgtatgaaTCGCTTTGAGATTCTTGTGATGAAAGGccctatagaaatgtgaattgttgttgttgttgttaatttagagtgcccaattagtAATTTATCACATTTTCTTAGCAATTTAAATGTAACCCAAATGCTGGGTCAGGAAGACTGGAGATCAACGGGATCTCTACATTTCCCCTGCTGAATCCTCAGCCTGGTCTCCGTCGTGAGACAGCAGCCTGACCAGCAGGAGGCGCTGTGCCATGATGAGGTGAGCTGGGTTTTATTTTGGGTCACGTGATGTCCCTTCAAACGTATTTTGAACCgatttgctttcttaatcaaacactaattaccaaagaaAGTTGTTTCATTTTATCCTCACATCTTCATGGAGTTAACAAACAACGtacattgatctcacctgattctatttgaacctgcaccTGCAAGTCCCACTAAGACTCGTgactatattaaaatactaaGGAAAAACATAATAACTATAAACAGATATAACTAGAGTCCAACATTTCTCTCGTAAGCATAAAAGGAACAGATTTGACTTACTCGGGACACCGTTCTTTCCTCATACATTCGACACCCATTTAGTTGCCCATCATACCTTATGTGCCTTTCAAACAGGGCGCCTTGTGTAATTTCAAACCAGAACCCTGCCACGCATAAGGCATTATGGGCAACTACGAAGAGGTCTATTAGATCAATAAGAATATCCCAGTAATGGCCAGTGTACCTCCTCCGCGTTTGAACTCCATGTTGCGAGACTCACTGCCCACTTGCGCCCCGTAGAACAGCTTCTCGCGCCCCACAATTTCCTGCCTGCTGATGGAACTGTCAGATTGGGTGCCCATGACTCCTTCGCCCCCCAGCACTAGTTTCTTCTGGGGTAGGCAAGGGATGGATGGACGCTGCAGAGATTAAAACAGGACcctctgtatttgtattttggatACCTTTATAAAACAGCATGACGAAAAAGGCTGATGATCATGACACCCGCTGTTTGTAgagaacagtatagaataagaaatggcaagGAATAGTTTAATGAGGTCATTAATAGTGTCCTGGTTAATTCTATTGAAAAAAATCAATAGGGGGTTTATTCACTGCCAGGTTGATTAGGTTGGTGCGAGCTGAGTGGTTTTGAAGCTTCCAGGCTGTACGCCAACTCAAAACACCAGGCTGGGTCAGACAGGAGAAGGTGAACCTTTGAAGCTACACTGCTGTTTGGCGAAAGGTATTGAGACTTTATTGCCAGGATGAGCTGAGCTATACCGAATCCCTCATTCTATATTGTGGAAGTAATGGTTCATCTGACCAAGTTTTTAAATCCAGCAGACATATAGGATTTAGGGTTCCAATCCTGCAACTCTTTGCACAGAGGATTTGTTAGGATTTTGAAagtgtttgtttgactgtttgtaAAGTATGgctgagctaccattgctggtaacttAGCAACAGCTCATTTTACTGAAATGGAGAAACTGaataagttataaataaataagcctcGTGGAACCCCCCCCCCGCCTCTCTGTGATTCAATCCAAAATTTACTATTTGAAAAACAGTGAATTTATATCCTTCTACAGTGAAATGCAGCATATGACAATTTACTGTGAGCATGGACTAACCATGAATTTTCAAAGTTTGAAATAACAAGGGAGGTCTGTATTTCCATTTGTTTAGCGTCCCCATTCAAAAAGCGGGCATCCTTATTTGCAAAACATGCCTGCCTGTCACCCTCTTACATGGcaaacacaataactgccttgaatCATACAATCCTGACCTCCTGCTGATgtttcggattgcatttggctagTCTTCTAAACTCTCTTGTACACCAATGTGATTATGAGGACTCTGTGAATGGGCCGACGCTGGTTTTGTTAACGTGTCACAGTTAGAGTGCTTGGTGTATTGATGGCACAGCCACTCCTACCTCGGACTCTGTCGCTTGTCTCCGGACAGTCAGACTCTTCCCAGACGCTGCCAAGTCCTTCAGGAGGCCCTGCTTGGCCCTACGTGACGCGCTCTCTAGGCTCTGCAGTATGGTCCGAGAATCCTGCTCCGTCTGCAGGTGGATGATGGCGAAGAAGCGCTTCTGTCGTTTCACCACCTCGACGTCCTGCCTGGAGAGGCTCACGTCCAGCTCTGACAGCACCTCTCTCAGCATGCAGGACAGCGCAGAGCGAGGCAAATCCTGGTTCAGATTGGAAATAAACAGGGACAGCAGGGAGCCAGCCACACAACTAGGAGGGCCAGCCTCATTCCTGTGGGGGTCAGGTCCACTGCTTAGGAGGCTTGGCAACTCAGCCTGAGCGCTAAGGGGGGCAGCCCCGGGGCCTGCAGTCACCAATTCTGAGATAGGAGGCACAGATTCTGGGTTAGGAGAATGTGAATTTGGAGGGACCACATTAGGACTAGGTGGGACAGCATAGGGGCTAGGAGACTCAGTCCCATTGAAAGAGGCGGCTGAGTTTGGACTAGGGAACTGTCTAGGGAGCATAGTCTCAGGGCTCAAGGGCTTACTCCCAAGGGGGTCTTTTTTCCTAGAAGCAGAAGGGTCACTGATAAGGGCAACAAGCTTCATGAAAGAGGGACTGGGCTTGCTGCTGATAATACCAGACACACTACTGCAAACACTGCGCCTGTTCTTGCTGGGGTCAGGAGTCTTACTAGTGGGGACACTGTGTCTCTGGCTGGGAATACTGGCCTTCCTGCTGTATGCACTGGGCTTCTTGTTCATGAGAGGTTCACGATCAATGAGTCGTTTCATTGGCAGAAAGCTTGGCAGGGAAGTTCTGTGATCCTTCTCAAGAATATCCTGTGTTACGcccacaaaactgtaaaaaaaaaaaaaaaaacacatcacaagaTAATTACCTCTTTGCTTTCTGTCCTTAATAATGAActgtgaacagtttttttttttttttttaaggatatagTTTATACTTTTGAACTGAGATGGCATTTCAGTGTTCGTTCCTTTAAGTATGTTTGTAGCATTCTGGCaagaatataaaaatacacatctTTGGCATTTAGCAAAACGCATACCTGTTGTGCCCTGACTGTCATTATATTAGCACGAAACATCCCCCGTTTAATAACCCAAAGAGCCATTTCTAAATTCCAGCAGAAATCCTCGCTCTGGAATTATTTCACAGAGTGCCCAGTGAGTGTCAGATTGAGTTTACGAACGCACCCAGTTATACAAAGCAACGATGTCACTGCATTGTAATGATGTCATTTCATAGCACAGTGTAGGGACATAGGGATACATTGTGCTACGTGGGTAACAGCAAAATAACCAATgagaaacagaacccagaaccctgAAGGGGTGAAGTCGTGGATGATTATTGTTGCGTTGCCCATGTAGAGCTGCCGTTTACAGGCATACACAGCTGGGGAACCCATCCAGCCAAATAACTGCTAATATGTTTCCTGCTAAGAAGCTGGCTGTTTAACAGCTCCTTCAGATCACAATCCTGCAGAAACAATCTTACCTTGCCCTTTCAGTGACAAGACTATATCGATCTTCCCTTAACCCCTATAATTGTTTAACAGGGGAAGCTGTTCTTCAAAAGACATCTCGTTCCCATCAATGACAGACCGAAAGGGATCACCCCAATGCACGCATTTCAGGGTTCAGTTTTAGATGCAGATCAGTCCTGTTGCATGTGAGCTATAGAATCACGAGCTTTCAAAAACACCTAGCAACCATTATGACATCAGTGTGATGTAAACCTTTTCTTTATGACTTTATGTTAAATAGCAAATTCTGCAAAAACCTTTGTATAAATCtaattttctaggtatttttaggcaGTTTTTACATTGCCTAGCAACAGAGCTGCTGccgtttaatttatttattccctATCCATCATTTTTATCCCTACTCAAATACTGttcagtataatttttttttttttcaaataaacaatgtgtgtattttcttttagtGCCATTTTTCAACTTAaaccccaaaaaagaaaaaaaaaaaaaaatcttacaccTTATCTCTTGCCCACCACCCATTTAGAGCCCTGCGGGGGGGTGGTGGGCTGGGGGGGTGGTGGTGAAGGTAAACCAGGGACTTCCCATTTCTGCAGGTGTGATGGGGGTAGGGCTGCGGGGATTAATCTGAGAATACAGCACGGAATAATAATGTTAGTGCCTTCAGGCAAGCTGTTCTACACTAACTCATCTTCAGCTCAGGGAGAATAACTAACAGTCCACGGTATAGCccaggttatttatttttctaaaattgtttCACAATTGTAATTCCATTATCGGCAcaatttgattaactggacaacCTCTGGTCCCAATTAGTCCGGATTTACactcttgatatatatatatatatatatatatatatatatatatatatatatatatatatatatatacacacacactcatttatatatatataatcttattgGCTTCTAATGTTTAgaatagaatacaataaaacaggaATTTATAAAAACGCATGAAACGCCTAAAAGCCctgtacatataataataaaaactaaaatgccttgttaaacagtattttttcaatagattttaaaatggGCACCGATGCCGAGTCGCTGCTATGTTTCAGCAGAGGATTCCACAAGCAGGGAGCCCGGTACCCGAATGCCCTCCCTGACTCCCAGTTTAGAGAAGAGCTTTCCAAGTCAACATCCCTGCTGGAGAAGAGCAGGGCTAATGAAGGCTGGATTTATCGCTAATAGATGACACAATATCATCATTATTCAGAACCCAGAACATACAATGATGCAGTCGAACACCCCCATGGGAAGTAACTGGAGATGAGCTGATTTTTCCAAATTCAATATTGATCTGGGTGTGCTCTCAGAATGCTCTATCCACTCCATTTCTTGTAACACCCCCCCCCTTATTTGTATTGGACACCCTTGTTTGTACTTGCAGTCTTTCAAGAAGATAATGCAATGCTGGTATTGTCCCCGATTGGTTTAGGGGTTCATCTGACAGATTTCGGTTGTCTTTCTTGGTCCTTGGATCTCAATCCAATCCACAATCCTCCCACACCAAGTCCAGGCTGGCACTGCAGATGAAAGGCGTGCCAACCCCATGTGACCAGAGAGTGTGGCATTGATTTGGTCTCTCCATGCACAGCAGTGATTACAGTATCTCTATATGCCCTTGACAGCTGTTTATTTGATCTCACTTTCCGATAACTTTTTGGAAAAGTAAtagcagctaacaaaatagtccCAGAAATTCTCTCTGCCTTGaacatccattcattaatgtgtagtttttaaagaaacacattttagtaaatatggattttcatttcaaaacatggtatctggtactactctaggttaaagaagccatgcttttagactgcattgcacttcctgggtcatttcacctggaagaCACTGTTGGGTTGAAATGACTAATGAAGTAAAGCAGtaacttcctggaaggcaagacaagcaattttaagctgagggaacatgaagccacttcgtggcttggaacttggtttctggagactgggtttcaggccactgcatgacaCACCAAGGGAGTCTTGGGTTTTGATACAGCACAGTTggctcaaactaggtctcctggaaccaggttgcAAGGCACAGTTCCTGAAAAGTGGCTTTGttttccctcagctttagaaaaCAGTTATAGAGAAAGAAGAAAGTTTTTATAGAAATCAACCAACACAACATTACACTTTACAATGCCACTGCAATGCAGATTTTAAAATCTCAGCACCCACATCATGAATCTCCATCTGTGGAGGATCTGAGCGGATTTAGTACTCCCTCTTATTTTACTATTTGACTAACAcataaaaaagctgaaatattgaactgacagcattttcacagaaaacagCATATACCCAAGTGGAAGCTCAGACAGctacttgctctgttatacagtacGTCTGGCAAAAGCAGATTGCCACTGCATAAACTGGACTTCATATATTTAATGCTGATGTGCTTCCACAGTATACCAATCCAGCTGCACCCCATGACCTCATCATTAAACAtgtaacaggtaagaaatgaactCTAGTCTGCGAGAAATGCACACCATTAAAAAACGATTGCTATTGAAGCCTGGTTGCCTACATGGTTTGCACTTCAAATTATCACTGAAATTTAATTAAATCGAGTTTCAATCTCAATTTCctgtgtaaaacaaatacatcaaaataaatcacGTTACttgaaaatctgttttaaaattaaaaaaaataaaatgtgtgtagcGGAATATTATTTTGGTCTTCACTCAGGTGTAATGTAAGGTGTAACCAGTTCCCTTCTCCTCTCCCCCTTTTTATTTTCCCATTTTGGATCGATACAATGctgtacaacaaaaacaaactgcaccGTTTTTTCCTGGTATTATCACTTCCTGTATGACCGAAGTTCAGTGCAGGAAGTGATTTCgcaccaggaagcagcagtaccTTTTACTATAGTGTTGTCTTATTCCTGCATATTGACTGTTGAAGTAagaaatgcaatgcaaaaatCTCTATATCTGTAACAGAtaaaaagggggggagggggcagtgaTAAGATGGCTAGTGTGAACCGGCCACCCTGTCACTGCAAGCGagagtcttaaccacaatgcaaaagagccaggctcgttttaacctcatctcatctcgcCGCCCGGAGACAGAATCCGTCAGCCAGTCACATCACTGCCCATTACAtgaatacacttttaaaaagctTGGTTAGAGCTATTTTAACATTACAAGGGCTTTATATATGTGCTCTCTAACCTCTCCTCCCCAACGGGACAGTATTTAGCAGCCTGCCTCATGCGGAGTAAAGCAGCTAGTGTTTAccggttttattttatttggattaACAGTCTTACAGGAAAAATATGCATCAGTGCTGTACAATGTGTTAATAAACAACCTTGATctttaaatagtaataaaaaaacagtgataaACACAGCGCTGACGCCCATCTGTGGAATCcttataaaaaaatgtcaacccccccccccccccccaaaaaaacaatacaacaaattattattattatttttttttttttttaaaaaggactggGTCGAGCTCTTCTGTACCCACAATCCCGCAGGGCCGGCGTGCTACAAAATCCCTAAATATGTCCTTGGTTCAGAGACAAACAGAAAGCGGACGGCAGGGTCTTGCTCTGAGTTTGGCTGTGACAGTCTTACGTGGCAAACAGTTTTCTTCTCCTTTTTGTAATTGTCCCAGCATTTTGAtttgattgttgttgttttttttttttttggaaaggtaTGAAAGTCTTGTGTTCTCTCAGAACTTGCCCTGCTTGATTCTGTCTATGTGGTAGGTGAGTTTGAGGGCTGGGCCTAGCTTCAGGCCCATATATTTCATCATCATGTCGCTGCGTAGCAGCAGTAGAGCTTTGCCGTCAATCTCCTGCAAAACAAACCGACACGCCGTCATGAAGCGGGAAGACAAAGCAGATGctaagacagagagagataggagGATGAACTTCCACTGCGGTCCTCAGGAGGCACTACACGCCCCTAATTTACATGAACCTCATTAAGTAGCTTCAAAAGTcatcttcatttcttttttctatatttaaaatcacatttcCCCACCTATTGTGTTTGCTATCACTTTGAGAGGTTGTGGATCCTCCTGCTCTGATACTGAGCTCCAATCATTTGAGCTGCTTTGCACCTTTCTGGAGAATCTGAAGTGCCGAGACCAAAAACCTTCCTCCTCCAAACCATGTGACACTGTGACCTGTCAGCTCTGCCAGCCCCGCTTACTCTATATTGATACAGACAGAGAGCAGGCTGTGCTGGTGGAGTCAACAGgccacactgtcacatgatttgaattaaatgaggaaggctgtttgTTTTGGAACTTAAGATTCTTCAGGtgagctcaaagccaggtaaagggcAGGTTTAGAGAACAGTTACAGTAACAGacccactcagaatgattgtaaacGCCACATAACAGTAAGGAAAACTGGCTATTAACTCTTTAAAGTAAAcaacaattccagtaaatcttacataacatgaaatactattattttacaggtctcacattttcctacaTAAACAGACAGGAAATGGTAaatgtgtattacattttttgaatggGATTTCTTCCCCCCTACTGTATCGGATAATGAGCTGAATTCACTGATACTGCAATGCTGAGGCCTCCCTCTATTCTACTTCAAGAGATCACATAAGCGAAGTGAGAGGCACTAGAAAACGCGATTAGAAAAGCAGCCAATGGGCTACTTTGACCTCCTTCTCAGTAACCCCAGCACTAGGTTCCAATGTTTTCAGTGTCTCTTTCTGTGAGCTCTGAAGTGCAGCGATCAGTAGATTTAGTTCATTACCACTggcaaaaaatattataaaaacaaatccaaaacacATTCCTCATAATTAATGTGAGACTTACTCATGATGGCAGTACATAATAGGTTAAGATTTAACGGGATTATTTTGTTGGCTCTATGTAATTTAACTAGCATCCACCCAGATTACTAATTCTATCATTTTTACTGCCAACGAAAGACGAATCTGGCTCATTTTCTATAAACGGTGCGCTCCTTGTATTAAGAATGGAGTGTTAGTGACAGTTTGAATCCTAGCTCAGAGCGGACAGTGAAAAACGTACGTGTTTCCGGAAGAGGTCTGCATGCGGCCCGAGCTGGGGGTCAGTGTCCCGTACGAACTGCATGACGTCCTCCACCGTCCAGAGATTGGGGTCCCTGCTGCTGGAGCGAGGGCTGGACCCCAGGAACCGCTCCGAACCTGGGAGGGGTGGCAGCGTTACTCGCTAAAGCACTTCAATGACAGGAGGATGCCATGAGCTAAACCTTGATCTAACCATGCTGAATCTGAAATTGTTTCTAATTCGGAATGTATCCAAGTGGGTTATAATTCTGTTACTGACTGCATGGAACTCATTTCTGGATAGAAGTGAGGGTTAGCACTTTGTCCCACAACCCCGTtctagtgaaaaaaaacaaacagtattttggaCAACCTGTAACAGAGCCAGATAAACAGGGTTGCCAGAAAGAAAAGCATTACAGCAGGAAATCAGAgtggaaataaatacatcaaacaatttcaaattaaagtttaaaaaacaagcaaagaaaaatatCTTCCACGAAGAAAAATGTTGATAACCAGTGATAATCCTGCTAATGCTCAGTGAGGTATGCAATAACAGAGAAAACGGCCAACAATATATCTTAGTGTGACAAGTCTAGTTAGATCAAGGGCCAATATCTTAGTCTAACAAGTCTCATTAGATCTGAAGCCGTGCTGGACAAAGACAGTCGCACTGGCTGGAATGCAAGCTGTAGGTTTGCCGGGGGTGGGGGAACTCACCTCCCGAGCTCAGTCTCCGCAGCGTGGCTGAAGGGCTGCCGCTCTGGTTCAGTGATCTGAAGGGTGACCGGAAGCTCCTGGCAGGACTGGCCTGATTCACAGTGGTCAGCGCAGAGTCCAGACTGTCCATCCGGTGCTCAGGGGGCCCTGGGAAACCGTTCTCTAGCAGGAATGGttctgctgagagagagagagagagagagagagagagagagagagagagagagagagagagagagagagagacttaatTAACTGCCAGCAACATCAGTGTCCTGCAACTTCATGAGCCACCAGGGCTAGGAATGTATTGATTAACTACAGGGTACCCTCTAGAGGTCAAGTGGTTAAAGCTAATTTTAAAACAGGAGCATCATAAGACACTAAACAGTGTAGAAAATGATAGAGTTTGGTAAGAAAATATTAAACTGTTCACTCGTCGAGCTCAAATCAGAGGATTCTCAAATGTGCCGATTAATCTAGCCATGCATTGCTTtgatcattttaaagcatgtttcaaaGGCTTTCGATATAAGATAATAAAATTGACTTAAGCCATTGAAATAAGAGGTCAAGTAACACACATTACTTGAGCCAGAATGACTTCTTCAAGCATTCAGACAGTAGAAAAAGacttccaaataataataattaaaaaaaacaaggctgCTTATCAGATATGGCACAATACAAGTGATTTTCCTCACTGTAAAGTCTTAATGGCAACAACACTTAGTAACTCTGCAGAGAGTGTtgatctcacactcagaatgtctatgacaaagcattctaaatgtttaaaccacaacacaaTCTACATAAACAGATTAGATACATTAATTAAGCTTTCcatctgcatttttatttagattgAATTACTTcttaagtgttcagtggctacctctaatcatgtTAAGTGTGCAAATGTAATAGAACACTGCATTGCAttgccattcagcccatctatggGCATCTGGTTcccagtagctgactgatctcaataCCTTGTCAAGCTGGGTGTTAATGGATCCAAGTTATGCAGCATCAATAACATGACTAGGAAATCCATTCCATGGCTTCATATTATATCCATAACTGCAGACGGTTCGGTTCTTTATTTTAGTATTGAAGCTTTTAAACTGCTTTTGGCAGGTGCCACGATCAACACGTGGCGATTGGTATAAAATATTTCCCCACTCAAAATTGCAAAAGGACCTTTTTCCTACTGTGTCCGTTTTGTAATGGGAGCGCCATCATTAAATAACTTCAGTGTTCAgtaatttatttagcatttagaGATGCAATGAAAAAGAGACCTGTTCAGAGATGACACTTGCATTAAAAGATGGCCTTAAAATAAGCGATTTaatacacatgaaaaaaaaacaggatatacCAGCTATGGTATTTCCACTAATGATGAAACAGCTTCCACTGCTGATATTTCAATGCTGCCTGTCGCTTGTAGTGGTGCTTGCTGCAGACTCACCTGGGAGGTATGCGCCGCTGTCGTACTCCAGGGGGCAGTGCAGCGCGGCACTGCTGGGGGTGAAGGGCTGGTTTCCAAACAGGTTGTCGCTGCGCAGGTTGTGACACAGCTTCTCCAGGAAGCGCAGGACATAGGTCACGCTGTTCACCGCGGGCAGGGTCAGAGTGTGCTGCTCATGCTCAAACGAGGCTGGAACACGAGAGCAACGGGACCCAGCAGCTCAGTACAAAGTATCGGTCAAACCCTTCAAACCAGGTGAAGGCAGACCGCTCTGCAATTCACCTTAATACTGCCACATCTGCTGTGAACCAACTTCTAAGGCTGCGTTTTATTTTCAGTTATCACAGATTTCCAAGAAATGTACCCAAtgctgtgtaatatgtatttccctgtgaaaattaacatttctgaaagaagtgtaaatatacatattttttatcgtgtaaaaataaatatagcaaatgTTTACCTTATtgatgcactacctgttacactgcatttaggaacctggcagccggtttagtttgcttctggaaaatgattgaacacactgcacaaAATGGCacggtttctttaaaatgtctaacacgaaaaagacaccagctgcatcgaAGACTGTAAATAATTCTGCCAATCGCTCTGTCCAGGACATGAAGGGGACCGCTCacgtctgttgttattttttcttcattttttttcaaaacgtttAATCATTTATAGTCCCTTGATACACTGCAAATCAAATTTCAAATGAAAGTATAAAGAGGACTGAATACAGTCAGCCTTTTCATTAAAGAAGTGTAAGATAATTTAAACGCTGCACAAAAGGTTTGAATGTTTTATCTACTAAACAGAGATTAACAGCCTCTGtgtaaatgaaatactgaaatTCCTTAATTGTACTGCCTAATGCTGGAGTGGGGTTTTTAATTGAAACCACTGCTGTTCCAGCTggtattgaaatgttcaataaaatacCAAGACAGAAACTTACAGCTGCCCAAAGTGCTTTCATGTTAATGCAATGCCTGAGAATAAGTAGACACTCTCTTATAGTGGTACtaacaatacattttgaaatatattaagaACTAGTAAGGCTATGTTAAAGTGTACTTAGCTACAAATTCTGTTCAAAGTGTTTGAACCCCTTGCTTACCAAGTATGTTGGTATGAGTGGGGTATAACAGGTAACATTGTTGAATACTTTGAGCCTGGTTTGTGGGCTATGGAGGGGCCTGTGATTTGCCCTTGGAGGGTAACAtgggcatttttaaatgttgccaGTGATTTAGATCCAACTACATCACCTGgtcggctattccatgcatttataactctgtgtaaaaaagtgcttcctaccttctgttgtAACCTTGCTTGTACGCCGCTTTCATTCATGCGCTCTTGTTGTTCTCACTGTGCTGAATGTGAAGTCCTGTCTTGGGTTAACTATCTCTACCTCTCATGATTTGTAAAGTGCGCTTTGCTTTATAAGCAGTGCTCTGTgcagcggtgtgtgtgtgtgtgcgctctggCCTCACCTGAGATGAGTTCTCCTCCGTTGCCCTGCTTCAGGAAGGAGTACACTGTTTTCTGGTGGTGGGCACAGTCGATGCAGGCCTGGACAGCCTGCTGCAGCACCACCGAGGCGCGCGCCGGTCCGAAGTGGTCTGGAAGCTGCTGGACCTTCTTCCGGTCCAGGTGGGGTCCCATATTGCCGTTCTTATTCAGGTACACGCACACTGTCCAATCACAACACACAGCTCCGTTTGACTACACACATCAGAAAGCAGCTTTCAAGTAATCAGTCCTTGTTGTGTCAGTGAGTGCAAATTTATTAGCacacctcaagatgtgtcatttatatacctgcctgcatgaaaacctctgggtgtgagaatttcaattttcagtcagtaatcagtgatctAGAAACAgtaggcactcgtgtgtgaaaatgttagaccactgtgctttaatcaggcctcttaaaaaacttttaaacagactcatgcattttaccatgtgtggcc
The genomic region above belongs to Polyodon spathula isolate WHYD16114869_AA chromosome 32, ASM1765450v1, whole genome shotgun sequence and contains:
- the LOC121303269 gene encoding uncharacterized protein LOC121303269 isoform X2 gives rise to the protein MRFAKCQRCVFLYSCQNATNILKGTNTEMPSQFKSINYILKKKKKNCSQFIIKDRKQRGNYLVMCFFFFFYSFVGVTQDILEKDHRTSLPSFLPMKRLIDREPLMNKKPSAYSRKASIPSQRHSVPTSKTPDPSKNRRSVCSSVSGIISSKPSPSFMKLVALISDPSASRKKDPLGSKPLSPETMLPRQFPSPNSAASFNGTESPSPYAVPPSPNVVPPNSHSPNPESVPPISELVTAGPGAAPLSAQAELPSLLSSGPDPHRNEAGPPSCVAGSLLSLFISNLNQDLPRSALSCMLREVLSELDVSLSRQDVEVVKRQKRFFAIIHLQTEQDSRTILQSLESASRRAKQGLLKDLAASGKSLTVRRQATESERPSIPCLPQKKLVLGGEGVMGTQSDSSISRQEIVGREKLFYGAQVGSESRNMEFKRGGGEYLRMGFHQHLRKYACAFLNGEGGSLLVGVDDDGVVRGVECGYRDEDQTRLLVDSAFKGFRPQVFPEAYSLSFLPVLKGDSTGLFLKVVRLSVHRPAPQREPMLYETDQGEVYLRRDGSLQGPLKGSDIQEWCRQKWSGEVVRLQNRLNCLLQEERALQDELKEQKRVLAELQCGEKTGEGWSQKHSQGEKGETETREEASHMEQPTVTSSKICKVM
- the LOC121303269 gene encoding uncharacterized protein LOC121303269 isoform X1, translating into MRFAKCQRCVFLYSCQNATNILKGTNTEMPSQFKSINYILKKKKKNCSQFIIKDRKQRGNYLVMCFFFFFYSFVGVTQDILEKDHRTSLPSFLPMKRLIDREPLMNKKPSAYSRKASIPSQRHSVPTSKTPDPSKNRRSVCSSVSGIISSKPSPSFMKLVALISDPSASRKKDPLGSKPLSPETMLPRQFPSPNSAASFNGTESPSPYAVPPSPNVVPPNSHSPNPESVPPISELVTAGPGAAPLSAQAELPSLLSSGPDPHRNEAGPPSCVAGSLLSLFISNLNQDLPRSALSCMLREVLSELDVSLSRQDVEVVKRQKRFFAIIHLQTEQDSRTILQSLESASRRAKQGLLKDLAASGKSLTVRRQATESERPSIPCLPQKKLVLGGEGVMGTQSDSSISRQEIVGREKLFYGAQVGSESRNMEFKRGGGEYLRMGFHQHLRKYACAFLNGEGGSLLVGVDDDGVVRGVECGYRDEDQTRLLVDSAFKGFRPQVFPEAYSLSFLPVLKGDSTGLFLKVVRLSVHRPAPQREPMLYETDQGEVYLRRDGSLQGPLKGSDIQEWCRQVIIQPEKTFPHSGSPPKTEKWSGEVVRLQNRLNCLLQEERALQDELKEQKRVLAELQCGEKTGEGWSQKHSQGEKGETETREEASHMEQPTVTSSKICKVM